The following nucleotide sequence is from Salinispirillum sp. LH 10-3-1.
AGGTGGTGATTCGGCGCTGGCAGAATGGGAAGCGGGCCTCCACATCATGACAGCGGCGCTGCGCAGTCTAGCTGATCAAACGCTGCTGTGGTTTCGTCAGGATCCGGCCTGACGCCTGGCTGAACCGGTAGTAGTAAACACGTAAGACTCCAACACACGAGCAGACGCCAATAACTCAACTTTGTGCGCTTGCTCGTGCTGTTCCCGCTCGTCGTCTTGGCGTTTGCGCTCGACCGGACTCAGGGCTTTGCGCGCATCGTGCGTCGCCATATCCTTCACTGCCTCATACAGACGATCAAACACAGCAAATTGGTCACGCTCCTGCTGCTCGAGCTCTAATCCATCCATCAGATGTTTAATGCGAATAGCGCCCTCTGACGGATTCAAATCCTCGTGTACCAAGTTGGCGGCAATGATCTGAATACTCTCTTGTAGAAAGGCTTCATGCGCTTGTTTTTTCCGCTCAAACTCAGCATCGTGCTGCGCTTGCTTTTGCCGATGCTGATACAACTTATAGTGCAACCAGCCAGCGTAACCGGCCAAGGCCAATAGAATGGCCAACGCCAAGATAACCCATACCATCATTTCATCACCTTACCTTGTTCTTTCATCATTTGCGCAAAATCGCGCGTACGAAACAGGCGGCAGCTCTGCGCAACGCCATCAAACACCAAGATCCAGTCACCGTGCACCAATCCCGCTTTGACGTTTTCCATTTGCGCATTGACGTCAAAGTTTTCTACGGTATGGTCAGCCAATTCGCTGATCAGGTGCGCCTGTATGACACCTTCAAGTGCGTCGTCCGACAACTCTTGCCACGGAATCTGAACAATGTCCTCAACACTCACATCGTCACTGTTTGAATAATCCAAGTTCATGCTCCCATTCACAATGTACTCGCATGTCCTTGCTGCCCGGTGCGTGAAAGTCACCCTGACTCTCCCAAGAAAAAACGTGCTTACCACTCAGTTCTGTTTCAAGATAGACAGTCGCAGAGCGCCAATACATGGCCAGTAGCAAGCGCTCAAACTTGCTCATCCAGCGCTCCCACTCATATTCTACCGCACGGTACGAACCGGCAAACTGAATCAAGGGCGTGATATAGGTGCCCTGCTCTTCATGGATACCTGGCAAGTGAAACATATCTGCCGTGAGAAAGGGAAACACGTCGGACTGGCCTAAGGCCAGCACGGCATTGCGATTGGTTTGCCGATAATGCAAACTTTGAAAGCGATCATGTGAGGATACGGAACGAATGACGCCATAGACCAGCGTTTCCTGATCCATCAGTTTGCTCCAAGCAACGCTTGCCGCCGCGCCAGCCAACCGGCCTCATCTAATACCGGGATACCCAACGATTCGGCCTTGGTCAACTTGCTCCCCGCTCCCGGGCCAGCGATCAAACAGGTTGTTTGCGCACTCACACTGCCCACTACCTTGGCTCCCAAGGCTTGTAAATCAGCTTTTACTTCGTCGCGCGTCGCTGTTTCCAGTTTACCGGTGACCACCCAAGTCTCTCCTACTAAGGGTTGAGCGTCGACAGATGGCACTTCAATAGCAGGCCATTGTATGCCCTGCCCAATCAGACTGCGGATCTCATCCACATTGTGTTCTTGCTCAAAAAACTGACGAATATGCTTCGCCATGATTGGCCCAACATCGGTGACAGCGATCAATGCCTCTTCGCTGGCACGCATCAAGGCGTCGAGGTGACCAAAATGCAACGCCAGATTACGTGCGGTGGTTTCACCAACCTCACGGATACCCAACGCAAACAGGAAGCGTGGCAAGGTAGTCTGCTTGCTCTTGGCTAGCGCGTCGATGGTATTTTGCGCGGACTTCTCGCCCATGCGATCCAACGCCATCAGCTGATCAAAGGTTAACCGATACAGGTCGGAGAACTGCATTACCCATTGTTTTTCAATCAACGTTTCCAGCAATTTCTCGCCTACGCCATCAATGTCCATGGCCTTGCGCGATACAAAGTGTTTCAACGCCTCTAAGCGCTGTG
It contains:
- a CDS encoding YheU family protein — protein: MDYSNSDDVSVEDIVQIPWQELSDDALEGVIQAHLISELADHTVENFDVNAQMENVKAGLVHGDWILVFDGVAQSCRLFRTRDFAQMMKEQGKVMK
- a CDS encoding DUF2489 domain-containing protein — protein: MMVWVILALAILLALAGYAGWLHYKLYQHRQKQAQHDAEFERKKQAHEAFLQESIQIIAANLVHEDLNPSEGAIRIKHLMDGLELEQQERDQFAVFDRLYEAVKDMATHDARKALSPVERKRQDDEREQHEQAHKVELLASARVLESYVFTTTGSARRQAGS